One region of Paralichthys olivaceus isolate ysfri-2021 chromosome 12, ASM2471397v2, whole genome shotgun sequence genomic DNA includes:
- the heatr5a gene encoding HEAT repeat-containing protein 5A isoform X4: MERAHSLLLNEDACSQLAEHQRAEFIFEWLNHLKKLLPAADRVDIRQNQRRLVEQLSCVLIGSPGPPTRWLLAHCLALLYRLGDPLPSSLLVERCNDIIRSKDDSPSGLPTRLVAVACLGALYEQLGRMLLGSFKETLTNLLKAMKSAESQGRYEIMLSVEKILHGLGVSAVPCHRDIYKAARTCLTDRSMAVRCAATKCLLELQREAVFLWTSELENVATLCFRAFEGSDHNVRVSVAKLLGTLLAAAVEPRQPAAPRQGGRGRSSLEEVMDLLTAGFLRGGVGFLRASGDMLKGTSSVSKDIRIGVTQACVVFVSTLGGSWLETNLPAFLSVLMELASHSRATQTPGDAVVTHRCVSFILRSTLGSLMGEKAQTNAVKQLCLAVAAQKRAIDAALTDGNVETRVSAAEISASQHVLVCCLLELGGLIQGLGSTAAPLLTDSSTALLDTVISVLLHPVSSARLAAAWCLRCVATAMPSECSPLLDRCSERLMTLKSSPEAVVGYGAAVAALVASVQHCPLGIPHTKGKVVLALAEDLLRSASQNSRMSLQRTQAGWLLVSSLITLGPAVVEHHLSRLLLLWRCVFPASLREQEMELRRGDYFTWQVTLEGRAGALCAMKNLLLHCRELVTDDIIGRLLTPLACAVALLTKLPALLRSHSSSVRSCSVVYRLRVYELLALLPPHTYQESFGLVMNQLVSDLSGQDNLNQPCSDLTLLPPLCHPDDLQLVGPALQDTDHRYVEEQLHGSSVGGGSLDNDPFSLCERGDEAPAAPLPPPVALTAAAVRLFGAVFPHIISAQRVKILEQFVETVNQLKGQRQQTVQTHVCAALCSLLKHQGGIRGSLGPEEIRSPALSLLSGALESVSPLLRCLAAEGLARLVQVVGDPGFTVSVSLLCFDRLKTVRDAASRSGYALALGALHRHTGGISSPQHLSTCLGVLFTLSQDSTSPEVQTWSLHSLSLVVDLSGCLYRAHAEPSFALVLRLLLSAPPTHPEVHYSLGRCLHALITCLGPDLQGEGAAVSSLRSSCLVGCGVMQASPDCLVQARAISCLQQLHMFSPSHVNLANLVPALCANLCSSYLCLRRAVVACLRQLVQREALEVSEHAVTLVKELPRRDNTHLDVTIKEVGLEGALFTLMDRESDPGLRRDIQETLVHMISSSATSGKLGHWLKLCKDVLSATTDCRAPVEASQEEEEADSCRDDDSSAFSARPESGGPFTALRWSTRRFAMACVCRIIEQCESTDPAHFDMALAQERRLNESTDFLVLHLGDLVRMAFMAATDHSDQLRLAGLQTLLVIIRHFSAIPEPEFPGHVILEQYQANVGAALRPAFTADAAPDVTVKACQVCSAWIASGVVSDLRDLRRVHQLLASSLDKVQVGADTVSQLHNEATATMETLAVLKAWAEVYIVAVQRSGQTDSPGWTADLSVSSMANDSLGSESGGAGLLKLVQSDLSTLSRLWLAALQDYALLTLPQEYASQLPAAGGSFYTAETVNQARAHYSSSWAPILHATSLWLHSTGFVMSDDSPVNLSRPATPTSMGHTDSMGGAKSPEDVSADRLHFILGISVEFLCSPHSEDQMENITSCLRALQALLDVSWPRAKIGNDQPLSVELLSVLHRLMVTREAVSVQLAVLDLLRQIVTAAQEHVREKRHSAEVDDGAAEKETLPEFGEGRDTGGLIPGRSLVFGALELCLCVLVRKLPQLSPKLAGTSPTGPGGSVWSLTDSDCRLVASALCVLSELPSVCSPEGSVSILPTVLYLLLGVLRELVHQPSSHTGALAAGAGGGAGVVVQAALQALKSVLTSPMSRQEKSRGAWNQLLRSALNTLLGLWDAGDCVVDQIRLLTALTVFLLSAGPDVCTVEPLHALSLQRFTTCMDAKDPVVVSRCFQLLTSVFQAQPGVAVPYIQALGPPLVRFLQRVERSRPQSPEELLGVLEGVRAMEALVQAADESQRPQLVAILLPLLISFLLDENALGSAPAASRSLHEAALKDLMRLGPQHSVVFRSLIASSPHLKSRLEAAVKGNQESVNAKASNANPAAKSSPSITLKTNFL, translated from the exons ATGGAGCGAGCTCACAGCCTCCTGCTGAACGAGGATGCGTGCAGCCAGCTGGCTGAACACCAGAGGGCAGAGTTCATCTTCGAATGGCTGAACCACCTGAAGAAGCTCCTCCCGGCCGCTGACAGG GTCGACATCAGACAGAACCAGCGGCGCCTGGTCGAACAGCTGTCCTGCGTTCTGATTGGCTCTCCTGGCCCACCGACCCGCTGGCTGCTGGCCCACTGTTTGGCCCTGCTCTACCGCCTGGGAGACCCCTTGCCGTCCAGTCTATTAGTGGAGAGGTGCAATGACATCATTCGCAGCAAAGACGACTCTCCCTCAGGCCTCCCGACCCGGCT ggtggcCGTTGCGTGTCTCGGTGCTCTGTACGAGCAGCTCGGCCGGATGCTTCTCGGCTCCTTCAAAGAAACTCTGACCAACCTGCTGAAGGCCATGAAGAGCGCGGAG TCTCAGGGGCGGTATGAGATCATGTTGAGTGTGGAGAAGATTCTCCACGGTTTGGGTGTCAGCGCGGTGCCGTGTCACCGTGACATCTACAAGGCAGCGAGAACCTGCCTGACGGACCGATCCATGGCCGTACGCTGCGCCGCCACAAAG TGTttgctggagctgcagagggaggcCGTGTTCCTGTGGACCAGCGAGTTGGAGAACGTGGCCACTCTGTGCTTCAGAGCTTTCGAAGGGTCCGACCACAACGTCCGAGTGTCTGTAGCCAAACTGCTGGGAACGCTGCTGGCTGCTGCCGTGGAGCCCCGGCAGCCCGCCG CCCCCAGACAGGGTGGGCGGGGTCGAAgctctctggaggaggtgatggaTTTGTTGACGGCCGGGTTCCTGCGGGGTGGGGTGGGTTTCCTCCGAGCCAGCGGAGACATGCTGAAGGGGACGAGCTCTGTCAGCAAGGACATCCGCATTGGTGTCACTCAG gcctGTGTAGTCTTCGTCTCCACCCTGGGAGGCTCCTGGCTGGAGACGAACCTCCCAGCCTTCCTGTCTGTGCTGATGGAGCTGGCGTCCCACAGCAGAGCCACACAAACACCGGGCGACGCTGTGGTGACCCACCGCTGTGTCTCCTTCATCCTGAGGAGCACCCTGGGGTCCCTGATGGGAGAGAAGGCCCAGACCAACGCTGTCAAACAGCTGTGCCTCGCTGTGGCTGCACAGAAACGAGCTATTG ATGCAGCGCTGACTGACGGGAACGTGGAGACCCgagtttcagctgcagaaatCTCAGCCAGTCAACATGTGTTGGTCTGTTGTCTGCTGGAACTGGGAGGACTCATTCAGGGACTGGGATCCACTGCGGCCCCCCTCCTCACTGACAGCAGCAcag ctctcCTGGACACGGTGATCTCCGTCCTCCTCCACCCCGTCTCCTCCGCCCGCCTGGCCGCTGCCTGGTGCCTGCGCTGCGTTGCCACGGCGATGCCTTCCGAGTGTTCCCCACTGCTGGACCGCTGCTCCGAGCGTCTGATGACGTTGAAGTCGTCACCCGAGGCCGTGGTCGGGTACGGAGCCGCTGTCGCCGCCCTGGTGGCCTCAGTGCAACACTGCCCCCTGGGAATACCACACACCAAGGGCAAG GTGGTTCTGGCTCTGGCTGAAGATCTCCTCCGCTCGGCCTCTCAGAACAGTCGGATGTCTCTGCAGCGGACTCAGGCCGGCTGGCTGCTCGTGTCCTCTCTCATCACTCTGG gcccTGCTGTAGTGGAGCATCACCTCTCCCGCCTCCTGCTCCTGTGGCGCTGTGTGTTTCCTGCCTCGCTCAGGGAGCAGGAGATGGAGCTGCGACGAGGGGACTACTTCACCTGGCAAGTTACGCTGGAGGGACGTGCGGGTGCGCTCTGCG cGATGAagaacctgctgctgcactgcaggGAGCTCgtcactgatgacatcatcggCCGTCTGCTCACGCCATTGGCCTGCGCCGTGGCGCTCCTCACCAA GCTGCCTGCGCTCCTCAGGTCTCACAGCAGTTCAGTTCGTAGCTGCTCCGTCGTCTACAGGCTGAGAGTCTACGAGCTGCtggctctgctgcctcctcacaCCTACCAGG agagcTTCGGTTTGGTGATGAACCAGCTGGTCTCTGATCTGTCCGGCCAGGACAACCTCAACCAGCCGTGCTCCGACCTCACTCTGCTGCCCCCCCTCTGTCACCCCGACGACCTGCAGCTGGTCGGCCCCGCCCTCCAGGACACCGACCACAGATATGTCGAGGAGCAG cTCCACGGTAgcagtgtgggggggggctctcTGGATAACGACCCCTtcagtctgtgtgagagaggagacgAAGCTCCCGCCGCTCCTCTTCCGCCTCCCGTCGCCCTGACCGCCGCCGCCGTCCGTCTCTTTGGAGCCGTCTTCCCCCACATCATCTCTGCTCAGAG AGTGAAGATACTGGAGCAGTTTGTAGAAACCGTGAATCAGCTGAAGGGTCAACGCCAACAGACCGTCCAGACCCATGTCTGCGCTGCCCTCTGCAGTCTGCTCAAG CACCAGGGTGGTATTCGAGGCTCTCTGGGGCCAGAGGAGATCCGTTCCCCGGCGCTGTCTCTCCTGTCGGGGGCGCTGGAGAGCGTCAGTCCACTGCTGCGCTGCCTGGCTGCTGAGGGTCTTGCCCGGCTGGTTCAGGTGGTCGGAGACCCCGGCTTCACCGTGTCCGTCTCCCTGCTCTGCTTCGACAG GCTGAAGACGGTTCGAGACGCAGCCTCTCGCAGTGGCTACGCTCTGGCTCTGGGGGCGCTACACCGCCACACAGGAGGAATCAGCTCCCCTCAACACCTGTCCACCTGCCTGGGAGTCCTGTTCACCCTGAGCCAGGACAGCACTTCGCCTGAGGTCCAG ACCTGGTCTCTCCACAGTCTGTCCCTGGTGGTCGACCTGTCCGGCTGTCTTTATCGGGCCCACGCCGAGCCGTCCTTCGCTCTGGTGCTCCGGCTTCTGCTGTCTgctccacccacccaccctgAGGTTCACTACAGCCTGGGACGCTGCCTGCACGCCCTCATCACCTGCCTGGGCCCCGACCTGCAGG GTGAAGGTGCAGCCGTGTCCTCTCTGCGCTCCAGCTGTCTGGTGGGATGTGGGGTGATGCAGGCCAGTCCCGACTGTCTGGTCCAGGCCAGAGCCATTTCCTGTCTGCAGCAGCTACACATGTTCTCACCTTCACACGTCAACCTGGCCAACCTCGTCCCTGCCCTCTGT gccAACCTGTGCAGCTCTTACCTGTGTCTCCGTCGGGCGGTGGTGGCGTGTCTGCGGCAGCTCGTCCAGCGGGAAGCATTGGAGGTCTCCGAACACGCAGTGACTCTGGTCAAAGAGCTGCCGAGACGAGACAACACACATCtgg ACGTCACGATAAAGGAAGTGGGTCTGGAGGGAGCTCTGTTCACTCTGATGGACCGGGAGTCTGATCCAGGTCTGAGGAGGGACATCCAGGAGACTCTGGTCCACATGATTTCATCCAGCGCCACCAGTGGGAAGCTGGGACACTGGCTTAAACTCTGCAAAGACGTCCTGTCTGCCACCACTG ACTGTCGCGCTCCGGTGGAGGCGagtcaggaggaagaggaggccgaCTCCTGCAGAGACGACGACTCTTCTGCCTTCAGTGCCCGGCCGGAGTCTGGCGGTCCATTCACTGCCCTGCGCTGGAGCACGCGTCGCTTCGCCATGGCGTGCGTGTGTCGCATCATCGAGCAGTGTGAATCAACTGACCCGGCTCACTTTGACATGGCTCTGGCTCAGGAGCGGCGACTGAATGAGTCCACCG ACTTCCTCGTTCTTCATCTCGGGGACCTGGTCCGCATGGCGTTCATGGCGGCTACAGATCACAGTGACCAGCTGAGACTGGCGGGTCTCCAGACGCTGCTGGTCATCATCAGGCACTTCTCAGCCATCCCTGAGCCGGAGTTCCCCGGTCATGTGATCCTGGAGCAGTACCAGGCGAAT gttggcGCTGCACTCAGACCAGCCTTCACTGCTGATGCTGCTCCCGACGTCACCGTCAAGGCCTGCCAG GTCTGCAGCGCCTGGATCGCTAGCGGCGTCGTCAGCGACCTCCGTGACCTCCGGCGCGTCCATCAGCTCCTGGCCTCCTCGTTGGATAAAGTGCAGGTTGGGGCGGACACGGTCAGTCAGCTGCACAATGAGGCCACAGCTACCATGGAAACACTGGCCGTCCTGAAGGCGTGGGCAGAG GTTTACATCGTGGCCGTGCAGAGAAGCGGACAGACGGACAGTCCTGGTTGGACGGCTGACCTGTCAGTCTCCTCTATGGCCAATGACAGCTTGGGGTCCGAGTCAGGAGGGGCGGGCCTGCTGAAGTTGGTCCAGTCAGATTTGTCGACGCTCAGTCGTCTGTGGCTGGCGGCGCTGCAGGACTACGCCCTGCTGACCCTGCCTCAGGAGTATGCTTCACAGCTCCCTGCAGCAG GAGGTTCCTTCTACACGGCAGAGACGGTGAATCAGGCCAGAGCTCATTACTCCTCCTCCTGGGCTCCCATCCTCCACGCCACCTCCCTCTGGCTGCACAGCACAG gttttGTGATGTCAGACGACTCACCTGTGAATCTATCCAGACCGGCCACACCCACCTCCATGGGACACACTGACTCTATGGGCGGAGCTAAGAGTCCAGAGGACGTCAGCGCGGACAGACTGCACTTCATCCTGG GGATCAGCGTGGAGTTCCTGTGTTCTCCGCACTCTGAGGACCAGATGGAGAACATCACTTCATGTCTGCGAGCTCTGCAGGCGCTGCTGGACGTCTCCTGGCCGCGAGCTAAGATCGGAAACGACCAG CCTCTGAGCGTGGAGCTGCTGAGCGTCCTCCACAGACTGATGGTGACCAGGGAGGCGGTGTCCGTTCAGCTCGCCGTGTTGGATTTACTGCGACAGATAGTGACGGCTGCTCAGGAGCACGTGAGGGAGAAACGCCACAGTGCAGAGG TGGATGATGGTGCGGCGGAGAAGGAGACGCTGCCGGAGTTTGGAGAGGGACGGGACACCGGCGGTTTGATTCCTGGACGCTCACTGGTGTTCGGAGCGCTGGAGCTCTGCCTCTGTGTACTGGTCCGGAAACTCCCACAGCTCAGCCCCAAACTCGCCGGAACCAGTCCAACTG GTCCCGGAGGTTCAGTCTGGAGTCTGACTGACAGCGACTGTCGTCTGGTGGCGTCGGCTCTGTGTGTCCTGTCTGAGCTGCCGTCCGTCTGCTCCCCTGAAG GCAGCGTGTCCATCCTCCCCACTGTCCTCTACCTGCTGCTGGGTGTCCTCAGAGAGCTGGTCCACCAGCCCAGCTCACAcactg GTGCCCTGGCGGCCGGCGCAGGGGGCGGGGCTGGGGTGGTGGTCCAGGCGGCTCTTCAGGCTCTGAAGTCTGTCCTGACGTCTCCGATGAGTCGACAGGAGAAGAGTCGAGGAGCCTGGAACCAGCTGCTGAGATCAGCTCTGAACACACTGCTGGGACTGTGGGACGCTG gggaCTGTGTCGTGGATCAGATCCGCCTCCTCACCGCTCTGACCGTCTTCCTGCTCTCGGCGGGTCCTGACGTCTGCACTGTGGAGCCTCTGCACGCGCTCAGTCTGCAGCGCTTCACCACCTGTATGGACGCCAAAGACCCTGTG GTCGTGAGTCGGTGTTTTCAGCTGCTGACGTCCGTGTTCCAGGCTCAGCCGGGTGTAGCCGTCCCGTACATCCAGGCCCTCGGTCCGCCGCTGGTTCGATTCCTCCAG AGGGTGGAGAGAAGTCGACCTCAGAGTCCAGAGGAGCTGCTCGGAGTCCTGGAGGGAGTTCGAGCCATggaggctctggtccaggctgcGGATGAGTCACAGC GCCCCCAGCTGGTGGCCATCTTGCTGCCGCTCCTCATCTCCTTCCTGTTGGACGAGAACGCCCTCGGCTCGGCCCCCGCAGCCTCGCGGTCTCTCCACGAGGCGGCGCTCAAGGACCTGATGCGCCTCGGCCCCCAGCACTCCGTCGTCTTCAG GTCTCTCATCGCGTCGTCTCCTCACCTCAAGTCCCGCCTGGAAGCTGCTGTCAAAGGAAACCAGGAGAGTGTCAACGCTAAAGCTAGCAACGCTAACCCCGCCGCCAAGTCCTCCCCCAGCATCACTCTGAAAACCAACTTCCTGTGA